From a single Haemorhous mexicanus isolate bHaeMex1 chromosome 29, bHaeMex1.pri, whole genome shotgun sequence genomic region:
- the POLE4 gene encoding DNA polymerase epsilon subunit 4: MAAAAVVPGPGPAEAAAPGEEAAGTGPQGPCPARLARLPLARVKALVKADPDVTLASQEAVFVLARATELFVETIAKDAYVYAQQGKRKTLQRKDLDNAIEAIDEFAFLEGTLD; the protein is encoded by the exons ATGGCAGCGGCGGCGGTCgtgccggggccggggcccgcggaggcggcggcgcccgGGGAGGAGGCGGCGGGTACGGGGCCGCAGGGCCCCTGTCCGGCCCGCCTGGCCCGGCTGCCGCTGGCGCGGGTGAAGGCGCTGGTGAAGGCGGACCCGGACGTCACCCTGGCCAGCCAGGAGGCCGTGTTCGTGCTGGCGCGGGCCACG GAGCTGTTTGTTGAAACCATAGCCAAAGATGCTTACGTGTATGCCCagcaaggaaaaaggaaaaccctgcAAAGAAAAGACCTGG ATAATGCCATTGAAGCTATTGATGAATTTGCTTTTTTGGAAG
- the PRAM1 gene encoding PML-RARA-regulated adapter molecule 1, protein MMPLEGRDAVLRHLRAKFQQKRKEPPKVGGWPETHPAASQGPEQGQTSAMASKGDLPQEAPWSRRNCSRASPSHSTDQSLGQHSPHSACETPAQVVCRKKGMAPGANFHSKLVPAKPGGDVLNKKMEASSDPPHRKPAQQTRPPAKDKGAPVVLAKGAAAAAPLLAVGSPQRMEHPAVPRRKPLPHVRALGVKPGKPRRPPDVDLAKFRAAAYPGTSICPAAEPPRSDQLGHLQPGCAASVPARFPLQGAPSGTGDEDEIYDDVEPVEPARRSPGLRLPFLSQLPVCPCPRGGGNAVRASNRVTLLAATQRESQVSQKMKTMTLKACKKEEKMDRWFQKKFKFEGSINVLTQMMVDPAATEKRSGAKNLPLRPGEILDVIQFTNQEQILCRNSQRRYGYVPRAMMLPLDTDIYDDIEIYG, encoded by the exons ATG ATGCCTCTGGAGGGGAGAGATGCTGTGTTGAGGCACCTTCGGGCAAAGTTCcaacagaagaggaaagaacCTCCCAAAGTGGGTGGCTGGCCAGAGACTCACCCTGCAGCCTCTCAAGGACCAGAGCAAGGACAGACCTCTGCCATGGCCTCCAAGGGTGATCTTCCTCAGGAGgccccctggagcaggaggaactGCAGCAGGGCCTCTCCATCTCACAGTACAGATCAGAGCTTGGGACAACATTCACCTCATTCTGCCTGCGAGACCCCGGCACAAGTGGTGTGTCGGAAGAAGGGGATGGCTCCAGGTGCCAACTTCCACTCAAAGTTGGTGCCTGCAAAGCCAGGAGGAGATGTGTTGAACAAGAAGATGGAAGCCAGCTCTGATCCTCCCCACAGGAAGCCAGCCCAGCAGACACGGCCACCTGCCAAAGACAAGGGGGCTCCAGTGGTTCTTGCCAAAGGCgcggctgctgcagcccccctgCTCGCTGTGGGAAGCCCCCAAAGGATGgagcacccagctgtgccccggAGGAAGCCTTTGCCACATGTCAGAGCACTGGGAGTGAAGCCAGGCAAGCCCCGGCGCCCTCCTGATGTGGATTTGGCAAAGTTCAGAGCAGCTGCATATCCTGGGACATCCATCTGTCCTGCCGCAGAACCACCAAGGAGTGATCAGCTGG GTCACCTGcaaccaggctgtgctgcatcTGTGCCTGCAAGGTTCCCACTGCAGGGTGCTCCGAGTGGCACGGG GGATGAAGATGAGATATACGATGATGTTGAGCCTGTTGAGCCAGCCAGGAGAAGCCCAGGCCTTCGGCTGCCATTTTTGTCCCAGCTGccagtgtgtccctgccccagagGAG GTGGAAATGCTGTCCGAGCCTCTAACAGGGTTACCTTGCTGGCTGCTACACAGAG AGAATCCCAGGTCTCCCAGAAGATGAAGACCATGACACTCAAGGCATgcaagaaggaagagaagatggACAGGTGGTTTCAGAAGAAATTCAAG TTCGAAGGCAGCATCAATGTCCTGACTCAGATGATGGTCGACCCTGCAGCGACAGAGAAGAGGAGTGGAGCGAAGAACCTGCCACTGAGACCGGGAGAAATTCTTGATGTCATTCAGTTTACAAATCAGGAGCAAATCCTCTGCCGGAACAGCCAGAGGAGGT ACGGCTACGTGCCCCGGGCCATGATGCTGCCTCT GGACACTGACATCTATGATGACATTGAGATTTATG GCTGA